From Salinirubellus salinus, the proteins below share one genomic window:
- a CDS encoding ABC transporter substrate-binding protein, which yields MTSNDNRRINRRDVLKGTGAAGLVLTAGCVSTADETPTPTESGGNGGGGGDGDTDTATPTEGGDMGGAYSIGMVNSLTGSLSAFGARNERGMELALESVNEVGIGGRELDIIVEDSESQAQAGVSAAQKLVNQDQVPFVIGAVGSGVSLAIYESVIQGTDVVQLSQNSTSPDLTNFPGLLRMSPTGRTQSTALADIISEDGYDSVAVAWVNNDYGQGLADAFVEAWDGDVAYNSPHDQGQSSYASTVSEMANSGADAWLFITYQPEFTAMAQEAYSNGYEAQYYGADSVQGSDVLSDTPEGSLEGMKIVTPSAAVEEQNYQDFAERFEEAYDQTPSSWAAFAYDCVITAALSIATADEFTGAALQETVRDVTRPEGEQVTTFAEAMDVLGEDGSASDIDYQGVSGPIDFDENGDPVGFLQIFTVEEHEYVSTGFTSA from the coding sequence CTGGTTCTCACCGCAGGCTGTGTCAGTACGGCAGACGAGACACCGACACCGACCGAGAGCGGGGGGAACGGTGGCGGTGGCGGCGACGGTGACACCGACACCGCGACGCCCACCGAGGGCGGCGACATGGGCGGTGCGTACAGCATCGGGATGGTCAACTCCCTGACCGGGTCGCTGTCGGCGTTCGGGGCGCGCAACGAGCGCGGGATGGAACTCGCGCTGGAGTCGGTCAACGAGGTCGGTATCGGCGGGCGCGAACTCGACATCATCGTCGAGGACTCCGAGAGTCAGGCGCAGGCCGGCGTCTCGGCCGCCCAGAAACTGGTCAACCAGGACCAGGTGCCGTTCGTCATCGGCGCGGTCGGCTCGGGGGTGTCGCTGGCCATCTACGAGTCGGTCATCCAGGGGACCGACGTGGTCCAGCTGAGCCAGAACTCCACCAGCCCGGACCTGACGAACTTCCCGGGACTGCTCCGGATGTCGCCGACGGGTCGCACGCAGTCGACGGCGCTCGCGGACATCATCTCCGAGGACGGCTACGACTCCGTGGCGGTCGCGTGGGTCAACAACGACTACGGCCAGGGGCTCGCGGACGCGTTCGTCGAGGCGTGGGACGGTGACGTGGCGTACAACAGCCCGCACGACCAGGGCCAGTCATCGTACGCCTCTACGGTGTCGGAGATGGCCAACTCCGGAGCCGACGCGTGGCTGTTCATCACCTACCAGCCCGAGTTCACGGCGATGGCACAGGAGGCCTACTCGAACGGCTACGAGGCCCAGTACTACGGCGCGGACTCCGTACAGGGCTCGGACGTGCTGTCCGACACCCCGGAGGGGAGTCTCGAGGGCATGAAGATCGTCACCCCCTCGGCCGCCGTCGAGGAGCAGAACTACCAGGACTTCGCCGAGCGGTTCGAGGAGGCCTACGACCAGACCCCCAGCTCGTGGGCGGCGTTCGCCTACGACTGCGTCATCACCGCGGCGCTCTCCATCGCGACGGCCGACGAGTTCACCGGCGCCGCCCTGCAGGAGACCGTCCGGGACGTGACCCGGCCCGAGGGCGAGCAGGTCACCACGTTCGCGGAGGCGATGGACGTGCTCGGCGAGGACGGCTCGGCGAGCGACATCGACTACCAGGGCGTGAGCGGACCCATCGACTTCGACGAGAACGGTGACCCCGTGGGGTTCCTGCAGATCTTCACGGTGGAGGAACACGAGTACGTCTCGACCGGATTCACCTCCGCCTGA